TCTGCAAACTTTTTAAAAAGTCTAGATAAATTCTTAAATGagtggaattttttttaatttgtataactTCTTTAACGTTTTGGAAGTTCCTTAACTGTCTCAAAGTCTCCACAACTTTTTGTAACTTCTCCACAACTTTTTGTTATTTCTCCACAACTTTTTGTATGTTTCCACAACGTGTTTCAATGACCTCACAACTTCTTTAAAGTCTTTACAACTTTTTTGAATGTTTACAACTGTTTTCAAAGTCTCCAcaacttttttgaaaatctcCACAACATGTTTGAAAGACCTAACAACTTCTTAAAGACCTTCACAACATTTTGAAATTCTCCATAACTGTTTTCAAAATCTCCACAACTTTTTCGAAAGTCTCCACAACATGTTTAAAAGATTTCACAATTTCTTAAAGGCCTTCAGAAGTTTTTGAAATTCTCCACAACTGTTTTCAAAGTATCCGAAATTATTTTGAAACTCTCTACAACATGTTTAAAGAATCCAATTAAAGAACTTGATTGAAACTTGGATTTCGATGCTTTGAACATAATATCTAAACTCCACCCATAGTTTGTTTGCCTGTTAGACTGTGGTCCCCTATAACtttaatatataaatttattctataaatcatttatgcattttttatacgattttctttAGACATCTTAGATGCTCATTTTACCTTAGATCAAGCTTTACCTATAAATTTAAGTTTCTTATACCAAATGTGCATATTCATAGtgatttaattattttgttaattACAAATTGATGAGCAAAAAAGTGTTTAtttgttaaaatatattttttgtgattttataattttatctGCAGTGATTTTATATGGTGATTTccgtgaaaatttgcatgtatttCGTTTTCAGTTTAGTTCAAAGTGTTTGATTATAGTCTTCTTCAGTTACGTTTTCTAaaagatatatttttaaaattcttttaaaattatGTGTTTTAAAGAGTTTTCgcatgacaaaaacaaaaatggtaaAGTGAAATAaaggaaatataaaataaaataaattttgtgattttccctctttcttttctttcctGAATTTATTTGTGTATCTCCTAttttttatatgcaaaaaaactccaatgcaaaaaaaaaaaacaaaacacaggtCTGAGCCACTTGTCCCACTTGTCCCACTTGTACAGCAGCAACACCCCTCGTCGAGTCTCAGTGGCATCCCAGGCGTTTGTCCCTGCGTCGCCGCCACACAGCAATGCCAAcaccaccagcagcagcaacaacaacaacaacaacaactaccatcGCACTATCACCACCAATACAGTGGGTCTCTCAGTGGATCTCAGCAGCTCTATGGAATTGGatcaggaggaggaggaggaggaggaggaatcGGCGGAGGCATCGGCAGCAGTTCAGGAAGCTCTGCACCACCAAATGCAAGCGGAATTGGAGGAATCGGATTTGCCCGAGGAGGAAGTGGATTCGGACTTGACTCAATCTACCATCAATCGGGAGAGTATGCATACGGCAGTCTCGGCGGTGGGCCCGGCCTCATCGGCGGTGGTGGCAACAATAATTGCCCCTCATCCGCCGCATCGGTCACAGGAGTCCCCATCGCAAACTGTCACCCCAATACATTATAGCAGTACCAATTATTCGATGTCTAAACAGTGCATGCTAAATAATAACGCAACCTCAACAGAAACCGAAACAGACAACATCATCTACACCGACATCAATGATATCAACCATTACAAATATCCCGACTTTACGCCCAAAGTGGAGAACAAGATCACCAATGCGGAGATCTTGAATCTTAACGATCGCAATGACATTTATGCCACGGTGAATCGCAAGACCAAAGCCAAGACGCGAGAGAAACATTTCTCAGATGAGTTCATCGATGAGAGTATACTGCAGTATACGCGTTCCAAGCAATTGGGCATGGCTGCCGATATACGCATGCCTTTGAGTTGTGGCACTTTGCCAGATGCCCAACCGCTCAATACGTTCTCTAGCCTGAACTACCAATATCACAATGATCTAAATCATCCTTCGGATTCTTCTTCCTCCTACTTTGGCACCGGCTTCAATACCAAAAAATACCCCACCACCACTGGCCTGGGAATCAGCGGGGGTGTTagtggtagtggtggtggtggtggtggtggtggtggtggtggtggtattgGTAGTGGGGGCTTCGGTCTCGCCAATCCATTGATGTTGAACAGCGAGAGAGTCAAATTGGCTTTCTCGGAGAACTATCTCAATCCCTCATCCATGGATTCGCAGAGTTCGACCTCGGTGAATAACATGCCTAGACATACACACTCCTTGCCTAGAAACTCCGAATTGTCGGGAGTAGATTCTGTAGATTCGTATGATAGTCATTACCTAACCCATCACTCGGTAGGTCATTTGCCCAAGACCTCGGTGAATATTCCCCCCACAGGCCAACATTTAGTAGGTTATCGTAGCAACATGTATAGCGCCACCATAGAAATTAAGCCATCGGGCTCCAGCGGAGTCCCCTTGGTGATAGATGATCGTAGCTTGTCGGGTTCACCCTTGGATAGGTTTAAGACCTCTTCGGAGAAGTTAGAATATCAGATGTCATCCTCGAATCTTTATTCGACTGCCACCACTTCGTATGGCAAACCGCCAGTGGCCGGCTATTCCAGCGAAAGTAGGGACGAGGAGGAGGAAGACGACGACCATGATCTGCATGCCGTAAGGCGTATTCAACGCATTCATCACAACGgcgaggatgatgatgatgatgatgatgacgacgacgacgacgacgacgatgatgacgaGGGAGTGGAGAACATATACGACCAAGTCGAAAAGGAATCCTGGTTGAAAAGCACCTCTTGCAAAGATCTTTATGACTATTCCCACTATGAGCGGGAGCAATCCAAACCCATGACAGCTTTCGACAAGGAATTCTTCTCATTTAATCGTATTGATTCTCCCATCACACGCTACGACGATTCGCGCCATTCATTGTACTTCACCAAGAATCATTCGATAGATGCCACCCAGGACTTCTCACCCCTGTCGCACTCCAAGGTGTATTCCTCTAGCTATCCGGGTACCACCTACAGCAGCACCCAGGCCCACGGGCATAGTCATCATCGACGCGGCGGCTATGGCCAACACGTTGACTACTGTGGTTCTCAAGATGATATTTCCCAGGACAGCTATGaattattggaaaaatatgatattgacttctttagtGGTCGTCGTCGTTCGGAGGATCATATGCGTTCTTGTTCCCTGGACTCCGGCAACTACATACCCACCGACGACGAGTCGGTGTCGGAGCATCAGAAGTATCGCTCGGCCATGGATGTGAAATGCAAGTCGGCCGCTGAGCTTATGAATGAGATTTGGGACATGGAAGATCCCCGGTATTTGCCTAGGGAAAAGCTCTCGGTGAAATCGGATGGGAACTTCTATAAGAAAATCAAGGGCAATTTGTCGCGCACATCGAGTCAAGAGTCCCGTTCGGATATCTATGAGACGAAAATCTCGCGCAGCTCCGACTCCAGCAAGAAATCGCGCGACAGCCTCTATCATACGGACAGCAAGAAGTCGCGCGAGACCACCAAGTCGAAAACTTCGGAGGCCTCCTCCCAGGACTCCAAGGAGTCTCTGGTGGGTGACTATCTGGGTAAGAACTACGAGATGCCCACCACCACAGGTAAGAACTACAAACATTTGAGCAAAAAGGAGAAATTTGAGAAGTTCCTGCAATCCAGCCAGGAGTCTAAGAGTGACTACTATGACGCCGTGGAGGCAGTGGATCCCGCGGATGGCCTTAGGCCCAAAGTCAAATCGCATGATTGCCTGCTCTCCGACACCCAAGGATCATCGGTGAACAGTTCGTTTTACGATAGTCGCGACGTCTACTCCACCTTCCCCAGCAACAAATCGGCCAAGACTTCCAAGGTGCACTCGATAAGTTTGCAGAATGTGGAAATCGAACGAAATGCCAAATCTTTTGGCTCCAAATCGCCCGACTCGGCCAATACTCCCAAGAAGAAGGAGGAGAAGGAGATACAGACCAACGACTCCATTGACCAGACCGCGCCCTTCAAGAAATCTGATTCACAATCCTGCAAAATGTCGGCCTTCCGCCGTCGCTCGGATAGTGAGAACATATTCAGCTTCGATAGGGATCGCATCGAATGCATTCAGAACTATGGCAAGCAATGGGAGTCACCGGGTCGGGAAGAGAAAGCCCCCAAGCAGAGTCCTGATTATCCTCTCACTCCGGAATTGGTATCGGAGTTTGAGAAGCAGCAGGCGCGGGCCATGAATCAAAAGATCACACGCAAGGAGGAGCTAATGGCCAAAACCCATTTCGAGGAGTACAACCCCATAATGGTGCCCCTCAACTATGCCCATGCCACAGTGGAGAGAACCAAAAGTGATCCCAATTCATTGGCCAATCGTAATCGTTTGGGCAGCAATTCTCGCCGTCATGTGCTTATGCATCAGAAATCCATCGATTTGACGCCCGCTGACTCCAGCGATGAGGATTACATTTATAAGCAAATACCCAGCGCCCCTCctttgtgtaaggcccatggAAATTTCGAAATACCCAAGTGCTATGATTCACCAATGAAAACGACGGAGATTCCCAAAATGGGTTTCGAAATGCCCAAGTCCTTCTTCAGGGAATACGAGAGACGCTTCACCAAGGTGCTCAAGGAGGACATACCCTATGTGCTGCATAAGCGGCATGTCATGAATGGCACCGCCCCCTCGCCGGTGGAGAAAAAGTACAGCAAACCAAAATCCCCCAAGTCACCAAAATCACCCAAATCCCCCAAGTCACCGAAATCGCCAAAATCTCCCAAAGCCGAAGCTTCCAAGAGCCTATTGCAGCCTGACGCTGCTGATTTcttgcccgaaattttggataGCTTGCTGCCCGCAGAGACAAAGGAGTTTTTGTTCACCCAAAACATAGACCTCTCCAAGGTGGATCCCATTACCCTGGAGGTGGACAAGACTATACCCATCATACAGCTGTCGTCGCCCACAAAACGTGATATAACCAAACAGATAGAACCCTCACTGCTGGAGAAGCTGAACAAGAAACTGAGTCAGATTGAAAGTGATTCCGCCACTAGTTCAAGAACTGAAAGTCTACAGCAGCAGAAGAACAAACTGGAACAGAAGCAGATCGAACTTATACAGAGCCTAAGGGCCGAATTGCAGGCTAATGCTCGCAAATCGCTAAAGGCACGCGTCATACCCAAGACCAAGGTGTCGGGTAAGCCCAAGAAGGCCAAAACCCGCATAACTTCATTCTCTTCGGACGATGAGAGTCTGGACTCGGATGATGTTTTCGGTTCGGCGGAGGCCATACCCGATCGCCTGGAGTTTTCGCCACCACAATCGCGCAAAGAAATCGAACCTATTTTGAGGATAGAACAGAGTCGCCTTATCTCAGCCGCCTGGGGCCGAGGACAAACTATGAGCTCCACAGAGATTGAAGGATCGCCACCGCAGTGTCGGCGTTTGGCTGAGCTGGAAAGTCGTTACCATACCCAAAAACTAGATCCCCATTACGCCAATGCCTCGGAGCTGAGGCGCATATCGGAGCGCTCCATATCCATACCCTCCTCCGAGGATGAGCCCCATATGCCCTTCCGGGGACGCATGGATGAGTGCACCAATGATTATCAGCGCAATGAGAATATTCCTTCACCCATTTTGGAGCACACAGAATTCTTTAGAAGCAATGATGACATCTATGAGACTTGTCACGAGGAACGTATAACCGAAATGGGCATTGACTATACTCTCAAGAAGAAGACCTCGCCCAGGCAAAGTGCTACAGAGAAAAACACCAAATCCAAGGTTAAACTACTCGATGAGGTCATAGATTCCTCCATGGTTATGCGCTCCAAGGGTCATGCCCCCATACTCTTTGCTCATGCCCGTCTAAATCTCTCCGAGGGCTCGGTGTCCTTGCAAAGGCAAAAAGCCGCCTTGGAATCCCCCACCACGGAAAGGCGGGCCAAGAGTTTGGACACCCCCGTTATATCCCTGCATAGATTGCCCCACATGAATGCCTTCTCATCCAAAGATGATACGGTGGGCTTCGAAGAGGAAGCTGAAATACTGGAAGAAAAGTCCTTGGAAAGAGCCAGGGCCAATCAGCATGAAGAGGATACCGCTGATAGTGTTCACTCCTGTGCAGGATCCATACCCACACAGACCTCCTATGCTTCGGTGATGAAGGACTCCCTGCTTAGTGCTGTAACCATAGACGATGAGGAGATCCAGCTGTTGGATCAGCTCAAGTACATAGAGAAAATCGCCTTGCAGGGTGTTAAGATCAAGGAcaagaaaaaatccaaaatgaaACTCAAAAGTGGTGACCATCTCATATTGAATATCCCCAAATATCGCTTTACGGATTGGTCGCCCTACAGCTCGGCCAATAGTTCACGCAAAACTTCCCCTGGAGTCTCCAGGGCCAGTAGCATAGAGAGCACTGGCAAGGGAAAACTCAAGCTTAGCATGGGCGATATGTGTAAAATAAAGCCGGGATCCCGCTCAAGGCCCGAGTCGAGACGCACCAGTGCCGATGACATAAAAAAAGATGGCAAGGGCAAGAAAACCAGCCCCAAAGAGCGACCTCGAACCATAGAGACGCGACGCTTAAGCAAAGACAAAAGCAAAAGTCAGGAGGAAACTGAGGCCGACATAGCCAAGCGCAAGGAACGCCAACAGAAGCTCTATGAATCGGCCATGAAACAGACCATAACCATGTTGAGTCCTGTCAAGGATACACTACCGCCCTTTCCGGCTCCCGAGGATAAAATCTCGGTAAAGACAGAGGGTGATAAGATCATCATAGAAACCGAATTCAAGAGCAAGGCCGAGGACCATGTGCTCATAGCCAAAGCACCCAGAAAACTGGATACCTCGTTGACGAAATTCAGCCGCAGCTTTGATGAGGGACGCAGTCCCGATAAGCTGGACAAGGCCAGTCGTAGCTTTGAGGATCGCAATAAATCCTTTGAGGATTCAGAAAAATCCGATGTTCCCGATGACATGGTCATCAAATCGCCCAAGAAGATTGCCAAGAGCCAGGAGATGAAGCAAAAGATCGAAGGTCCTGTGGTAATGCAGAAGCAAATTGAGGTCAAGTCCAGCAGCCTGGAGAAACATACCAATGACCCGCACCATCATCTATTGGGCGCCGATGTTAAGGCCCGTAGTTTGGAAGAGAAAAGGCAAACAACGCAAAGCGAAGTCAAGAAAAGCGAGGAGAAGACCCCCAGTGCTCCTCTACGCAGTGCCATAGGGGATCGCCGCATGTTTGCCCATCAATACAATGTCCAAGAAGATATTGATATGCAGGCTGTCATATCGGAGAGAAGGTCTTTGGAAATTCTGAAAAGATCTCTGCCCTCGGAAGATACCCGAGACAGTGATTGCACCTACAGTCGCAAGGCCTCGACGGCTGATAGCCTAGATTCCTTTGTCTCGGCCGATGATAGCCACTCGCCTGCCAGCAAATCCCCCATACCACCAGCCGAGGGGGTCTATCCGCATCGTGTGCCCACCATAGAATGTGAAGAGGCCTCCATTGAGGAGGACGATAGCTCCAGGCATTTAAAAGTCTCACGCATGGACACCAATCGCCTGAGTTTGGATCGCAGTCGCAGTGATGAGACTGGCTCCTGGATGACAGTGGAGTGTGATGAATTTGTGGGTTCCGATACCTCGGAAAACGATCCCCGAACCTTGGAGCCCGATCGTAATGTGCTGGAAACCCAGGCAACCCTGGATGATGCTGTTCCCTTGGAATATTCCAATTGTGCCACACCCACTTCGGACCTGAATATTTTGGTAACGCCTCCCAATACAAGTCCCATGGCTGAGAAAAATATCATCGAGTCCTTTGAGACTCAAAATGAGCTGCAGGAAACCAAGCGCAAGCCTACCCTGGAGAAGCAGAGCGACAAATCAAAGAGTTCAGATTCTTGGACCAGTGGTGAGAAAGACGTTAGTCCAGCTCGAGGAGAAAAGGGCGATTGGAGTTTATCGGTTAGCGGAGGTCGGGAGAAGAGTTCCGTCGAAGAAGAGTCCAGTGTCAGCTGTTCCATAGCCCGACCTTTGGGTATATCTCAGGATTTTGGTGACTTGGATGCCAAGAAATGCCTGGAACTCAAGCAGAAAATGTTGAAACTGGATGTGGATTCAAATGCCCCAGGGGGTGGTGGTGATAGCAAATACCATAGTCCCAGTTCATCCAAAGATGTAACGCCGACAAATGAAACGGCTCCGGAGCCAGGGGCCCCAGGGGCACAAGCCAAACCCTTAATCAAGAAACCCAGCACTCCTACGCTGGAGAAACAAAGCCCCATAGATCTGGGCACCAGCCTTGAGTCCTACCTGGATCCCATAGAGGAGAAAATCAACAAGATTTTGGAGCGTCCGGGAGACATCGAATTCATAGCCACCATGGAGAGGGAAAAGCCCGCCAGAAAAATTGAAAAGCCAGCCAGGAAACTGGCCGTTAACAAGGCCGAGGGGGAGAAAGCCAAATCGGGCAGCAGTTCCCAGGAATCCAAATCGAGTTTTGATTCCAAAGGATCTCTAAGTGTGGAATCGAGAGGTTCTTTTGAAAccgaaagcagttctggatcaATGGGAGCCGCCCATCGCCGTGGCGAACTCTTGAATAAGGAACAGCAATCCACCTGGCGTCCCTTTCCCATAGAGAGCAGCAACAGCTCGAGCACCGATGATCCTTGGCATCATGTGGAGACCGATGGCGGCTACGAACGCTTCGATGTCAACCAGCCACAACGTGACTCCTCGGATAGTGAGTTTAAGGAAGTCTCGCCGGATGAGCAAAAGGAGAGCAGTGACACCAGTTTTCATGATGAGTTGAATGATTTTCCCACCACTTTTGGTTACCCGGCCATGACCAGCTCCTTGAATGGCATTGGAGTAAATCCCACAGACATCATAGGCTACAGCTCGGGCTTCACCTTGGGCCGTACTTTGTCCAGAATTTCCGAGCGCAGCACAGCCTCCGAGAAATCCAGCATGGATGATGATAAGGCATCCACCCACTCCATGAGTATTCATGACGAGTCCATAGGCTCGGCCACAGATCACCAGCCCAGCTTGAGCTCCGATTCGCGCAGCAACACCAACCTGAATTACATATCGGATACAGATCGTCGAACCTCGGCTGAAATGCCGGACATACCCTGCGATTCGGCCACAGGTGATCGTTTGTCAAGCACCAGCAGCTTCAATGAGCCCAAGTCACCCACCGTGGTGACGGGCAGATTTTCGGTAACACATGTCGATGAGCAGGATGGGGAGGATCGGCCCACATTAATGTGTCTTTCGAATGCCGGCAGCCAGGACTCGGAGGACTGGCCTCTGCCAGAGATACCCTATGATCATGTGCCCGTCAAGCCCATGGATTCGTTGTATGAAATACCCGATTTGGATAAACCAGTACCTAAATCATTCTGCTGGAAAGCGGGCATGGCATTTCCCTCGGAGGACTCCCAAGATTggcccaccccaccctcaaGTGCTGGCGGCACCCCAGTGGTGGTGGAGGATATAGAAACCTACTTCACCTCGGAGGCTCAAAAGGCCGATCAGGTTATGGTGGAGTCCTTTACCACCACCGAGCGCACCGATGATGAGGATAAGCTATCGTGTGAAGACTTCCCCATATCGCCAccggatatggctaaaattttaccctACGAAGATACCGCCTATCTGATGTCCGCTGCCTTTGAGGACAAGGACTTTGGGGCAGCTACCGGTGTTGGGGTGGATGAATATGTCCATGACTCTGCAACATGTCTAAGTTCGACATTGAATGCTGCCACCTGTTTGTCAAACTCCTTCAATGTATCCTGCTCTTCATCGTCGCCAAAGTCCCATCGCAATACCTCGTTGAGGAAAGATTCGAGTGCCGAGACGGTTATAATGTCTCAACCCACTAGGTCGCCGGCACCCCGAAGTCCCCTGTCGGAGGACGAGGTCTTCAGCAATGACGATGTTTTCATGCCTGGCACTATTAAAGTGCAGCTATCACCAGATGAGAATAAGACCCAGGAGTATATACGAAAATTGTCCAGGGGCTCCAACAATTCGGATACCTCCATTGATGATATCCTCTCGCCCACCACAGGCACAGTGCgttataactatgagcaccgtCTAAGTACGGGAAGTTGCCGTAAATGCAGCCACTCCAGCCATTCGGAAGAGGATACCAGCTCCATAGGCACGGACCTCGATGGCACCGTACGCATGGGCATGCAGAAGAAATGTACCCACAGTTCGCATTCGGAGGACACCTCCATAGGTTTGAGCATATCCGATTGGTCTACAGGCACCAATACCGTTAGGCAATATGCCAATCTCTCGGGCTCGGATAGTTTGTCGGCAGTCTCGAATCTTTcatgtgccaaatcggaaaagtcCAATCAGACGCGCTCTAGTTTGAGCTCCATCAACAAATCGGCCGAAAGTCTTTGTGATAACGGCTCCTCGGATGGTCTGCGCTATGACATGCTCTCCAGCTCGGAAACGGATAAAATGTCCGATACCACCTCAGCGACCAAGAGTGACGATACAACATTGACTTTGACAGAAATGGCACAAACCATGTCGGAGTGGTCCACATCGAGTAGTCGCACTTTGGTGGGGTCTGCCCCCGGAGAACCCCCCACCATGGTGGAACAGAAGAATGGTAGGCGGGGCAGTTATATTGACTATCAGCCTTTGAAATATCACAAAGGTAGTCGGGAGAAATCCGCAGAGGAAGCAGAAAAACGAGGCTCCATACCTCAAATCCATAGGCGCAGCAGTAGCAATGGCCTACAAAGGACAAGCAATGAAGATTTGCCCACACAGAAAGCAGGCACCTCCAAAGGCAGTGATCCCGCCAGACCCGGCATGCCAGTGCGTATTACGGGCAAAGACGATATGAGCGAGACAAATGCAGCTCGCAAGCGTAGATCTCTGGAGATGATGTCCAAACGCTATCAGAGTCAGGAGCTGTGTTCGGAGAGTGAGACGTTTGTGGAGAAACTGTA
This Stomoxys calcitrans chromosome 2, idStoCalc2.1, whole genome shotgun sequence DNA region includes the following protein-coding sequences:
- the LOC106092407 gene encoding uncharacterized protein LOC106092407 isoform X4, translated to MSLVERSKVGGGGGGVELGGGRDTDECYMVGGGSNMKHSLSTPSGVDGTPSTPRHRGGKKLTVRIQMLDDTVTIFQVQAKALGRVLFDQVCRQLNLLESDYFGLEYQEKATQTKYWLDLEKSLNRQVGLSLIDPMLRFCVKFYTPDPSQLEEEYTRYLFCLQVKRDLASGNLQCNENTAALMASYIVQASCGDYVAEDYPDHTYLSSYRFVPNQDAAMQRKIMENHKKHVGQSPAEADLNLLETARRCELYGMKMHPAMDHDGMPLNLSVAHMGIAVFQNLTRINTFSWAKIRKISFKRKRFLVKLHPEGYGYYNNTVEFLFPGRNQCKNFWKKCVENHGFFRCTVVQNTPRRKARVMSRGSSFRYSGRTQKQIIDFVRENYVKRQNFQRSQSFRQGPLNASSRSQSHTYVNSSISANPLLPIDTAAWDYRNQCTDSTTPSQTKRAADTLDRRPDNHTDRKHSQVTAAQVEIYQTKNYASESPTSAEQLHHSAAGAPDHQMNANRSASPQGPQSWTSPQHSNTQHLTHQQQRVQDPARVHQSDHNLGNHLSHLSHLYSSNTPRRVSVASQAFVPASPPHSNANTTSSSNNNNNNNYHRTITTNTVGLSVDLSSSMELDQEEEEEEEESAEASAAVQEALHHQMQAELEESDLPEEEVDSDLTQSTINRESMHTAVSAVGPASSAVVATIIAPHPPHRSQESPSQTVTPIHYSSTNYSMSKQCMLNNNATSTETETDNIIYTDINDINHYKYPDFTPKVENKITNAEILNLNDRNDIYATVNRKTKAKTREKHFSDEFIDESILQYTRSKQLGMAADIRMPLSCGTLPDAQPLNTFSSLNYQYHNDLNHPSDSSSSYFGTGFNTKKYPNSERVKLAFSENYLNPSSMDSQSSTSVNNMPRHTHSLPRNSELSGVDSVDSYDSHYLTHHSVGHLPKTSVNIPPTGQHLVGYRSNMYSATIEIKPSGSSGVPLVIDDRSLSGSPLDRFKTSSEKLEYQMSSSNLYSTATTSYGKPPVAGYSSESRDEEEEDDDHDLHAVRRIQRIHHNGEDDDDDDDDDDDDDDDDDEGVENIYDQVEKESWLKSTSCKDLYDYSHYEREQSKPMTAFDKEFFSFNRIDSPITRYDDSRHSLYFTKNHSIDATQDFSPLSHSKVYSSSYPGTTYSSTQAHGHSHHRRGGYGQHVDYCGSQDDISQDSYELLEKYDIDFFSGRRRSEDHMRSCSLDSGNYIPTDDESVSEHQKYRSAMDVKCKSAAELMNEIWDMEDPRYLPREKLSVKSDGNFYKKIKGNLSRTSSQESRSDIYETKISRSSDSSKKSRDSLYHTDSKKSRETTKSKTSEASSQDSKESLVGDYLGKNYEMPTTTGKNYKHLSKKEKFEKFLQSSQESKSDYYDAVEAVDPADGLRPKVKSHDCLLSDTQGSSVNSSFYDSRDVYSTFPSNKSAKTSKVHSISLQNVEIERNAKSFGSKSPDSANTPKKKEEKEIQTNDSIDQTAPFKKSDSQSCKMSAFRRRSDSENIFSFDRDRIECIQNYGKQWESPGREEKAPKQSPDYPLTPELVSEFEKQQARAMNQKITRKEELMAKTHFEEYNPIMVPLNYAHATVERTKSDPNSLANRNRLGSNSRRHVLMHQKSIDLTPADSSDEDYIYKQIPSAPPLCKAHGNFEIPKCYDSPMKTTEIPKMGFEMPKSFFREYERRFTKVLKEDIPYVLHKRHVMNGTAPSPVEKKYSKPKSPKSPKSPKSPKSPKSPKSPKAEASKSLLQPDAADFLPEILDSLLPAETKEFLFTQNIDLSKVDPITLEVDKTIPIIQLSSPTKRDITKQIEPSLLEKLNKKLSQIESDSATSSRTESLQQQKNKLEQKQIELIQSLRAELQANARKSLKARVIPKTKVSGKPKKAKTRITSFSSDDESLDSDDVFGSAEAIPDRLEFSPPQSRKEIEPILRIEQSRLISAAWGRGQTMSSTEIEGSPPQCRRLAELESRYHTQKLDPHYANASELRRISERSISIPSSEDEPHMPFRGRMDECTNDYQRNENIPSPILEHTEFFRSNDDIYETCHEERITEMGIDYTLKKKTSPRQSATEKNTKSKVKLLDEVIDSSMVMRSKGHAPILFAHARLNLSEGSVSLQRQKAALESPTTERRAKSLDTPVISLHRLPHMNAFSSKDDTVGFEEEAEILEEKSLERARANQHEEDTADSVHSCAGSIPTQTSYASVMKDSLLSAVTIDDEEIQLLDQLKYIEKIALQGVKIKDKKKSKMKLKSGDHLILNIPKYRFTDWSPYSSANSSRKTSPGVSRASSIESTGKGKLKLSMGDMCKIKPGSRSRPESRRTSADDIKKDGKGKKTSPKERPRTIETRRLSKDKSKSQEETEADIAKRKERQQKLYESAMKQTITMLSPVKDTLPPFPAPEDKISVKTEGDKIIIETEFKSKAEDHVLIAKAPRKLDTSLTKFSRSFDEGRSPDKLDKASRSFEDRNKSFEDSEKSDVPDDMVIKSPKKIAKSQEMKQKIEGPVVMQKQIEVKSSSLEKHTNDPHHHLLGADVKARSLEEKRQTTQSEVKKSEEKTPSAPLRSAIGDRRMFAHQYNVQEDIDMQAVISERRSLEILKRSLPSEDTRDSDCTYSRKASTADSLDSFVSADDSHSPASKSPIPPAEGVYPHRVPTIECEEASIEEDDSSRHLKVSRMDTNRLSLDRSRSDETGSWMTVECDEFVGSDTSENDPRTLEPDRNVLETQATLDDAVPLEYSNCATPTSDLNILVTPPNTSPMAEKNIIESFETQNELQETKRKPTLEKQSDKSKSSDSWTSGEKDVSPARGEKGDWSLSVSGGREKSSVEEESSVSCSIARPLGISQDFGDLDAKKCLELKQKMLKLDVDSNAPGGGGDSKYHSPSSSKDVTPTNETAPEPGAPGAQAKPLIKKPSTPTLEKQSPIDLGTSLESYLDPIEEKINKILERPGDIEFIATMEREKPARKIEKPARKLAVNKAEGEKAKSGSSSQESKSSFDSKGSLSVESRGSFETESSSGSMGAAHRRGELLNKEQQSTWRPFPIESSNSSSTDDPWHHVETDGGYERFDVNQPQRDSSDSEFKEVSPDEQKESSDTSFHDELNDFPTTFGYPAMTSSLNGIGVNPTDIIGYSSGFTLGRTLSRISERSTASEKSSMDDDKASTHSMSIHDESIGSATDHQPSLSSDSRSNTNLNYISDTDRRTSAEMPDIPCDSATGDRLSSTSSFNEPKSPTVVTGRFSVTHVDEQDGEDRPTLMCLSNAGSQDSEDWPLPEIPYDHVPVKPMDSLYEIPDLDKPVPKSFCWKAGMAFPSEDSQDWPTPPSSAGGTPVVVEDIETYFTSEAQKADQVMVESFTTTERTDDEDKLSCEDFPISPPDMAKILPYEDTAYLMSAAFEDKDFGAATGVGVDEYVHDSATCLSSTLNAATCLSNSFNVSCSSSSPKSHRNTSLRKDSSAETVIMSQPTRSPAPRSPLSEDEVFSNDDVFMPGTIKVQLSPDENKTQEYIRKLSRGSNNSDTSIDDILSPTTGTVRYNYEHRLSTGSCRKCSHSSHSEEDTSSIGTDLDGTVRMGMQKKCTHSSHSEDTSIGLSISDWSTGTNTVRQYANLSGSDSLSAVSNLSCAKSEKSNQTRSSLSSINKSAESLCDNGSSDGLRYDMLSSSETDKMSDTTSATKSDDTTLTLTEMAQTMSEWSTSSSRTLVGSAPGEPPTMVEQKNGRRGSYIDYQPLKYHKGSREKSAEEAEKRGSIPQIHRRSSSNGLQRTSNEDLPTQKAGTSKGSDPARPGMPVRITGKDDMSETNAARKRRSLEMMSKRYQSQELCSESETFVEKLYSPSEKLTERYQSQDFVALHAAAAASAAQQASGPPPVAPKPQKARAPQPPAVKTKPPAPQPPPKPIKPKMTVTQPLMQALLKHMKQPGVAEEAAAVAAAEEEKDPQQRQEDKVEAPKAKQPPPPIPSVPPITSPTDLPQTIGPPGDKPLAKHHSYDDKTLSKSQIREYKTSKVRQSNSFHEHMLTQSQQSSMESMPPRIDEESSSVGGGGGTTTTTTTTTVNSGNTTSAENSSPMMSTRAEKLVKCSPYYSSSLSSESPPNQLIQKPPRKGSISRAPIVKSPPSGNDTDSSVDVRTTDPKLRTRGYRKKRQITAKRIRSSDRALVEQESSECSEGYMPEMDSGGSDPSYRHEYYEFDEELEEREQETDEYDDYPHHYSGVAFSSTSSAFESLDMTDNVDEMGFPRYDRLSHITNPIYQQSLHHYQQQQQQQQQQPRTTSSSSSSNVAHAPTSASANTTASSHRPAPGNHPMPPSTGQPIKPARTKKRQLKREDSVMGSQSQSSANYSQYHERSSAYCNPEESEFETKGGLSDDMANSSEDSNNSFYHCTGTIKRSTAAAAAGKTSSSSATSVGSGQGGGGGGGGGASSSGIAQQRRKSKSSELDLPYPDFLSDYESEPIEYERFACGLDIRVDPPPKFHDSDELSDQ